AATGTCGGAGCGGGTCATAGATTGTCCCAGCCGGGTAAAAGTGGGCGCTGATGCGAGATGGTTATCGCTGTCCAACGGATTGCGACCAGTGGCCAGTTTGAACATAGGGTCTTTACGCAAACGGTTACTGTCGTTGGCATCTTCATAGCCGCAGGCCATTTGCAGAACCCGCTGAACCAGAAGTTCTTTCAGGGAGTGGTCGATATAGGATTGATGGCGTCTGTCATTGATGGCATCAGTCATTTTGCAGATAAGACCGCTCTGCAGAATGGTTTCCCGTAGCAGCAGAGTGCCAAAGTCAGAAGATAACTCCCCACCATTGAAGTATGCCCGGATGGTTTTTCCATTTGAGGGATGAAAACGAAGCTGTTCTTGTGTAGATTTGGGCATGGCAAGTTCCGGTTTGCTTCTTCCGAAGCTTTCTTTTGGTCGACCCAATTATATCAAGTGATTGGGCGGAACTTGCCTCCTTTTATGAAATATTCGGGTTAGGGTATATCACATAAAAAACCAATAAAAACAACACCAAAGTACCTATTCATCATCGGGGTGTGTTTCGATAACTGAACGTCAGTCTTATCTTCGGAATTTGCCATTAATCTCTCTGAAAGCAACGTAATTCATGGGGTTTACAGCTATTTGGACGTTAGAGCTCAATCTCATCAAGTTCCAAACAAGACCAACAATATGTGGTGTAGCGCGTTTGCTAGTATAGGTTTTAGTATAGGTTTTTCGACCTAAAAGGAAGTTCGAATTTGATAACAGTAAAAACCTATACTGAATGTCGTCAGGCCTTGCGGATAAAGCCTTTCGGGCCAGGTAATAAGACTTCGAGGCCGATGATAATGACACTGTTGTGATATCCGCTAATGGCATGATGACAATGGATAACCAGAATGATTGAGGACTGGCTTTAGTGAGCGCAAATAATAACAAAGAGCACAAAAAACCTCTAACGAACCGTGGGATTGTCACTCTGAAGCCCGGGGAGGTGAGGGCAGATACGGCACAGCATACTGGATTACGGGTTGCATGTGGCAAGGAGGGCAGAAAGTCATTTATCTACCGCTTTAGAAGCCCTGTGACTCAAAAGCTAGTTCAAATTACGCTGGGTCACTACCCTGAAATGTCACTGCTCGACGCAAGGTCTGAGCATCGCCGGTTAAAGTTGATTCGTGAAAAGGGAGAGTGCCCCAAGCTGTACCTTCAAAAAGCCAGAGAGTCCGAACAGGCCGATTTACAAAAAGCTGAGGCAGAAGAAGCGGAAAACAGATTTCAGGTACATGATCTTGTAGAATTGTACCTCACAGGGCATGTTGAATCTAAAAACGTTAATGGAAAAATAATTTCAGGTGCCCGTAATCGAAAAGGGCAAGAAGAAGTTCGAAGAACCCTGGAGTTTGATGTTACGAAAGTGATAGGAAATATACCTGCCTCTGCACTCACTAAAAAAGATGTTACTGAACTGATAAGCCGTATTATTAGTCGCGGAGCGCCTGTTCAAGCAGGCAACGTGATGAGAGAGTTGAATGCAGCTTATGAGTATGCCATTGGCACAGGTAAATTGGATGATGAATTTATAAACCCGGTTGAGCAGGCAAAAAAAACGCTAATACGAGCTCATAAAGGAAAACTGACAGCAAAGAAAAAAAGCCGATATCTTTCGGAAAAGGAACTCAGAGAATTCCTTTTTTGGCTACCCAAATCAGGATTTTCCCAAACTCAAAAGAATGTTCTTTATCTAGCATTATTTACCGGTGCTCGTACCGGAGAGGTGTGCAATGCTGAATGGTCTGAGATTGATCTTAAAAATGCTGTCTGGCAAATACCTGACCCCAAAAATAGTATTCCCAGAAGTGTCCAGCTCTCCCGTCAGGCTGTATCACTGCTGACAAATTTAAAAAAGGTGAATGGATTTTATCCTTTTCAAACAAGCGTTAAAAAACGTCCTTTGAAACAAAAGTCACTTACTGAGACCCTGTGGGCATTAAGAAATCCAAAAAAAGTTGCTTATAACCGGAAGTACTCAGTCGAGCAACTGGCACCAAAATTTTTAGATGGCTGGGCTCCTCACGATCTGAGAAGAACGGTAAAAACCGGGCTGGCCCGTATGCAGTGCCCTTACGAAGTGAGTGAGGCTGTTTTAGGGCATGTACAGCAGGGGATGGAAGGGGTTTATAATCAGCACAGGTTTGAGCCTCAGTGTAGGGAGTGGCTGCAGACGTGGTGTGATTACTTAGATTCCCTGTAACAGGATATGTTCTGGCTTTACCGTCAGTTATCAGTAGAGCAAAGTGTCAGATCAGGTCTGAATTACTACAACTTATCCAATTGATCTGCTGATTTTTCTAAGTCCTCTTCAATTTGTTTATAATCAGGGTCCGATGTTGATGGCCACTCAGGCATTGGTCCCAGGATGCTTTCAGCCAGCTTTATTGCTTCTTTAGTATTTTGCTTCAATGATTCCAGTTCGCTTGAAGTCAAAAGACGTGGCTTGAAAAGCGATTTATCATGATTGGGTATTTTATTCATCGTATTCTACATACCGTCAAATTTATTTAAATAGTAGCTATTTTGTATTACAGGTTGAGGAGTTGATTTGTCAAACAAGTTAAGATTGATTGCGCTAATTCTTTTTTAGATCATTTTGCCAATCAATGATTT
Above is a window of Endozoicomonas montiporae CL-33 DNA encoding:
- a CDS encoding tyrosine-type recombinase/integrase translates to MSANNNKEHKKPLTNRGIVTLKPGEVRADTAQHTGLRVACGKEGRKSFIYRFRSPVTQKLVQITLGHYPEMSLLDARSEHRRLKLIREKGECPKLYLQKARESEQADLQKAEAEEAENRFQVHDLVELYLTGHVESKNVNGKIISGARNRKGQEEVRRTLEFDVTKVIGNIPASALTKKDVTELISRIISRGAPVQAGNVMRELNAAYEYAIGTGKLDDEFINPVEQAKKTLIRAHKGKLTAKKKSRYLSEKELREFLFWLPKSGFSQTQKNVLYLALFTGARTGEVCNAEWSEIDLKNAVWQIPDPKNSIPRSVQLSRQAVSLLTNLKKVNGFYPFQTSVKKRPLKQKSLTETLWALRNPKKVAYNRKYSVEQLAPKFLDGWAPHDLRRTVKTGLARMQCPYEVSEAVLGHVQQGMEGVYNQHRFEPQCREWLQTWCDYLDSL